A region of the Nocardia nova SH22a genome:
CCGACATCCTCGGCAAATCCCCGCAGGCCCAGCGCATGCTCAAGTACGCGTTCAACCTCACCGACGACGGGCTCGTCGGGCAGCAGCTGTTCGCCGGTGAGGCCACCCGCCTGGCCTATATGACCGACGAGGCCATCGAGGGCCGCGACGCGTTCCTGGAGAAGCGCGAGCCGGACTGGTCGCCGTACCCGTACTACTTCTGAGGTTTCGCCGACGTCGTATCCCGCCGGATATCCGCCTCCGGCGGGATTAGGGTCGAGACGTGGACATCCTCAGCAGCCGGATCATTCTGCGGCCGGTGGACTACGAGCGCACCCTCGCCTTCTACCGGGACGCACTGGAATTGGCGATCGCCCGGGAGTATCCGGGCGGCACGGTGTTCTACGCCGGGCAATCGCTGATCGAGGTGGCCGCCCACGGCCGCGCACAGGACGCGCCGACCGGATTCGCGGGCGCTGTGTGGTTGCAGGTGCGCGATGCCGGGATCGCGGCCACGGAACTGGCCCTGCGCGGCGTTCCGATCGACCGGGCGCCCGTGCGTGAGCCGTGGGGTCTGATCGAGATGTGGCTGCGCGATCCGGACGGTGTTCCGATCGTGCTGGTCGAGGTGCCCGCCGACCATCCCCTGCGACGGGATTCCCGCACGCCGGGGGACTGATCGCGGATCCGCCCTGCGCCGCCTTACCATCCGGCTCGACCAGACATTTCGGCAACCTGCCAACCGCATTAACGGATCGATAACGCACACTTAACAGGTGACCGCCGAACTGTTCGTTCTGCTCATCGTCGTCGTCACGGCTCTCGTTTTCGACTTCACCAACGGCTTCCACGACACAGCCAATGCCATGGCGACCTCGATCGCCACCGGCGCCTTGCGACCGCGCACCGCGGTGCTGTTGTCGGGCGGGCTGAATCTCATCGGCGCCTTCCTCAGCGTGGAGGTCGCCGCCACCGTCGCCGACGGCATCGTCCGGCTCGACGAGGTCGGCGGCGAGGATCTGCTGACGATCGTCTTCGCCGGACTCGTGGGCGGCATCCTGTGGAATCTGCTCACCTGGCTGTTCGGCCTGCCGTCGAGTTCGTCGCACGCCCTGTTCGGCGGATTGATCGGCGCCACCGTCGCGGCCCTGGGCTGGAGCGGGGTGATCTGGTCCGCGGGACACAAGGGGGTGCTGACCAAGATCATCGTGCCCGCCCTGCTCGCGCCGGTGGTGGCGGCGCTGGTCGCCGCGATCGGCACCTGGCTGGTCTATCGGATCACCCGCCGCAGCGACCAGCGGGTGGTGAATCGCGGATTCCGATGGGGGCAGGTGGGTTCGGCGTCACTGGTCTCGCTGGCGCACGGCACCAACGACGCGCAGAAGACCATGGGCATTATCTTCCTCGCGCTCATCGCCTACGGCTCCGCCCGGCCGTCGGATCAGCTGCCGCTGTGGGTGATCGTGGCCTGTGCCGTCGCCATCGCCGCGGGCACCTCGCTGGGCGGCTGGCGGATCATCCGGACGCTGGGCAAGGGTCTGGTCGACATCACCCCGCCGCAGGGCCTGGCGGCCGAA
Encoded here:
- a CDS encoding VOC family protein is translated as MDILSSRIILRPVDYERTLAFYRDALELAIAREYPGGTVFYAGQSLIEVAAHGRAQDAPTGFAGAVWLQVRDAGIAATELALRGVPIDRAPVREPWGLIEMWLRDPDGVPIVLVEVPADHPLRRDSRTPGD
- a CDS encoding inorganic phosphate transporter, producing MTAELFVLLIVVVTALVFDFTNGFHDTANAMATSIATGALRPRTAVLLSGGLNLIGAFLSVEVAATVADGIVRLDEVGGEDLLTIVFAGLVGGILWNLLTWLFGLPSSSSHALFGGLIGATVAALGWSGVIWSAGHKGVLTKIIVPALLAPVVAALVAAIGTWLVYRITRRSDQRVVNRGFRWGQVGSASLVSLAHGTNDAQKTMGIIFLALIAYGSARPSDQLPLWVIVACAVAIAAGTSLGGWRIIRTLGKGLVDITPPQGLAAESTSAAIILTSAHFGLPLSTTQTVTGAILGTGVGRPGAEVRWSVLGRMVVAWVFTLPLAGVAGAICWAIAHGIGGLAGVLVVFGILIVLAGVIYLRSRRTPVHASNVNEQWTNLPGAGPTTNGAPAAVPADPGSTAPRVPDAGSESPEGDDSAPEVAHLAEAGPNRAQPGASAPEPDASDAGQAPAEEPSQSAGPDHADDRRDNGTTPRSAPQIRDESQPSRHTARNL